Within Thermococcus celer Vu 13 = JCM 8558, the genomic segment ATGGAGAGCCCTGCAGGATCGGCAACATAACCGTTTCCTCACCCGGAAAGCACGGTTCCGCCAAGGCCAGGATAGAGGCGGTCGGGATCTTTGACGGCAAGGTCAGGAGCATCGTTAAACCCACCAGCGCCGAGGTTGAGGTCCCGATAATCGACAAGAGAACCGCCCAGGTCATAGCCATGACCCCCGACACCGTCCAGATAATGGACATGGAGACCTATGAGCTCTACGACGTCCCAATAGAGGGCGGCGTCGCCGACGAGATAAAGGACCAGCTCAAAGAGGGCATCAACGTCGAGTACTGGGAGACCCTCGGTAGGATAAAGATAATGAAGCTCAAGGGCGAGTGAGCCCTTCTCCTTTTTCTGCTTCGAATCCGCTCACTCCATCCGAATCCTTTTAAGGTGCGCCTTCTACTCTACGGAGGTGAGGGCATGGATTTCCTCTACACTTACGAGACGCTCAAGCTCGAATTCCCACTCTCCGAACCAGAGAACGCTAAGTTCGTCATCCTCGGGGTTCCCTTCGACGGGACGACAAGCTTTAAGCCCGGGGCGAGGTTCGGGCCGACGCTCATAAGGCACGCGACGCTCAACCTCGAGAGCTACATCCTGGACTACGACGTGGATATAGCAGAGCTCCCGATAGCGGACATAGGTGACATCGCCGTCGTTGCCGGCGACCCGAGGAGAACCGCGGACAGGGTGAGGGAAACGGTTGAAGAGCTCAAAAGGGCCAATCCCGGTGCAATTCCGATACTCCTCGGGGGGGAGCACTCACAGACCCTTGGGGCGGTGGAGGCCCTGAAACCCGCGAGCTACGTGGTATTCGACGCCCACCTCGACCTCAGGGACTCCTACGAGGAGAACCCCTACAACCACGCCTGCGTGGCGAGGAGAATAGCGGAACTCGGGGTAGGCGAGGCGATTTTCGGGATAAGGAGCGGGACGAGGGAGGAGGTCACCTACGCCGAGGAGCATGGAATCCCCTGGGTCCATGCAAGGGACTACGACTTCGATGCCTTCGTCGAACTGGTAAAGCCCCTCCCGGAGCCCGTTTACCTCTCCATAGACATAGACGCCTTCGACCTCTCGCTCGTTCCCTCGACCGGGACACCTGAGGCCGGTGGACTGGGCTTCTGGGAAGTGGTGGAGGCCATGGAGTGGCTCGTGGAGAACAAGAGGCTGGTCGGCTTCGATATAATGGAGGTTGGGGGTGGCGAACTCGGGGACATCACGGCGCTAACCGCGGCGAAACTCCTCTTCTATTTCCTGGGTGCAGGGGCCGGTATCCTTTAATTCTCCTTTCGTTGGGATTCTGTTACCGCCTGGAGAAATGACCTGCTGGTACAATGCTCTAAACGTCTCTCCAGTGTCCTCAATAACTCACGAAACCTTAAATAGAACCTCGTTCGTTCTTTAAACCCGGTGGTGATGATGGAAGTCGAGTCCGCCCTTGAAATCCTTCACTCCATAAAGCTGGCGGATATCATGCCCAGCATTGAAACAATGCCCGTAGTCACCGCTGACACGGATATCATAAACGTCCTCAAAATTCTGAGAAGCAGACACCATGTTTGGGTGGTTGACGACAGGGAGAACAGGGAACTCGTGGGTGTCATCAGGTACCTTGACGTTATGGACCTCCTCCTCCCCCCCGAGGCCCACAGGTTTAAGCTCGGTATGACGAGCAACACCATGAGATCGATCCTCGGAGGGGCCACCAGAGCGGGGGACGTTGCCGAGAGACAGGTTCTCACGATAGAGGAAGACGCCACCGTCCTTGACGCCCTGATGAAGATGCGCAAGTACAGGATACAGGTGCTGGCGGTCGTGAAGGACGGAAAACTGGTTGGTGAGATGAGCCTGCGCATACTGATAGACGAACTGCTGAGACTGCTCCGGGTGGGTGGGGCCCAATGGAAACGGTAACGTGGCTTCTCTTCACCGTAGGAATCTCTCTGATCCTGGCCAAGATAGGGGACAGCATAATCGAGCGATTCGAACTGCCTGGCGTTCTTGGAGAGCTTCTGATGGGAATGATACTGGGGAACCTCGTCTATTTCGGGATGATCGCCCCCCAGTACCTCCCGATAGTCAGCGGGGAGGGCTTCACCACGGATTTGACGGTCGTTTCCAACTTTCTGGCCAAGTTGGGCATAATATTCCTGCTGTTCCTCGGCGCCCTCGATTCCGATATCGAGCAACTCAAGAAAACGGGGATTACCGCTACGGTCTCCACAGTTCTCGGCGTCTTCGTGCCGCTCGTCCTTGGCTGGTTCGCCCTCACGGAGATGGGATACCCGAGTAGAGAGGCCTTCGCCGGCGGTGTCCTGCTCACAGCCACGAGCGTAGGATTAACCGTCCGCGTCATGATGGACCTTGGGGTCCTCACGAGCGAGGTCGGCGCCGCCTCGCTGAGCGCGAGCGTCATGGACGATTTCCTTGGCATAGCCCTCATCATATTCGCCGTCGGCACAGGAAGTCTCCTCGAGCTGAGCGTCAAGATAGTCGCGTTCTTCATAATAACCGGTCTCGTCTGGTGGTACCTCGTCGATTATTACATAAAGTTCGCGGAGAGGCTCCACGTCGAGAAGGGCATCCTCGGAACCGTCCTCGGGATGATGTTCCTCTTCGCGGCCTTAGCCGAGGGATGGTTCGCGGCGGCCATCGAGGGCGCGTTCATGATGGGCCTCGTGCTCTCGAAGCTCCCGGAAGGGAAGCGCCTCATGGAAGACGTGAAGGCCATCGGCTACGGCCTGCTCATACCATTCTTCTTCGTCCACACCGGCGCGATGCTCAACCTGACGGTCTTCGAGAACGCGAACGCCCTCGTGCTCGCGGCGGTTCTGACAACGGTTGCCGTCGTCGGAAAGATAGTCGGAAGGGGATTCGGAGCGTGGATGACGGCGTGGGGCCGCGGCAGGGCCTTTCTCTTCACGAGGGAGAACTTCTGGATGTCCCTCCAGATGGGCATAGGCTCGATTCCGAGGACGGAGGTGGCTCTCGTCGACCTCATGGTGGCGGTACACGGTGGTGCGATAAAGCCGCAGGACGCCCCCGAGTTCATAGCGGCGACGCTGATATTCATAACGGTCTCGGTGCTGATAACGCCACCGCTCCTCAAGTGGGCGTTCAGGAGGGAGATAAGCGAGGCCACCACCGCAAAGACCGCGAGGAAGGTGGAGAGAATCCAGAAAACCAAGGAGAGGATAAAGAAGATAAAGGGTTCACCGTGAGCCTTTCCTTTTTTGTCAGCCAAAGAACGCCCCCATCATGTCCATCTGCTCATCGCCGATTCCCTTTACCCTGAACTCGGGCATCTCGGGGATGAGCCTCTCGTACTCCTCGCCCGTTATCTCCCTCGCTTTTCCGCTCTCAACGAGGTAGAAGAGCCCGTAGTCCGGGTCACGGTAGGCGACGAGGAACCTCTCGACCTCTACGTCGTCGAAGTTCACGAAGATGACGTTTCCACCGGTGTAGGGACGCCTGCACTTGAAGGGGAAGCTCGAGGAGTTGAGCATGGCATCGCCAAGGGCCTGGTTGGCCCTCTCCCCGTTTATCTCCGTCCAGAACTTCCTGCCCTCGAAGTCGCCCTCGACAACTATGAGGAACCTCACCCCGTCGAGCTCGAGGACGGGGGCACTGTTCTTCGCGAGTATCTTAAACAGCTCGCCGATGGTCTCGGCGTTCCTGAGGGAAGCTACGAATCCTTCGACCTTCATGGTTTCCACCGGGGCTATTGTGGTGGGGGACTATAAAAGCTTAAGCTTTTTAGTGAGTACTCCCATCAGGTATCGATGACCTCTAAAGGTGCCTATCTAAGAAGGTGGAGTGTTATCATCGTTTTCTCAATCCTTGCCGGGATAGTGGGGGGACTGGGGGCGGTGATATTTCGACTGTTGATCAGCGGGGTTAACCGGCTCTTCTTCAGAGGGTTACTGCAGAAAGCCTCCTACACCATCGGCGGTATCAACGTTGGGTACGTTCTTCCCCCAACCCTCGGGGCGCTGGTGGTCACCCTCATAGTCCTCAAACGTCCAGAGATACGGGGAAACGGTATACCCGAGGTGATAGAAGCGGTAATATTCAAAGGCGGTAACATTCCCGGGGAGTTCGCGGTTCTGAAGACGATAGCCACGGCGGTAACGATAGGTTCCGGCGGAAGCGTTGGCCGGGAGGGGCCTATAGGCTTCATAGGTGCCGCCCTGACGTCGATCCTGGCGCGCTGGTTCAACCTATCCCGGGAGATGAAGAGGCTCCTCGTCACCTGTGGCCTGGCGGCCGGTATAGCAGGGACCTTCAACACCCCGCTCGCCGGGGCGATGTTCGCCCTTGAGGTGGTCTACATGGGAGCCTTCTCCATAAACCTCGTGCCCATCTTCATCTCCGCGGTTACGGGCAACGCGATAACCCTGGCGGTTCTCAAAAGGGCGGTCGAGATAGAGATCCCCGGCGGAATAGGGCACACCCTTCCGGAGCTCCCCCTGTTTTTCATCCTCGGACTGCTCCTCGGCTCTCTCGCCGCGTTCTACGCCAGGTTCCTCTACGGCACGGTTGACTGGTTCTCGAAGGCCCGGCTACCCGAATACGTCAAGCCCGCCCTGGGGGGTTTTGGGGTCGGCCTCCTCGGCATGATGCTTCCAGCCTACGGTATATTCGGGATAGGCTACGAGGGCATGAGGATGGCCTTCTACGGGAAACTAACCGTGGGGTTCCTCGTAGTCCTCGGAGTGGCCAAGATGCTGGCGACGGCCCTTACCATAGGCCCCGGCCAGAGCGGCGGCATCTTCGCCCCGAGCCTCTACATCGGAACCATGTTCGGGGCGGCCTTCGGGGAAGCCGTAAGGGCCCTCCTCCCCGGTTTGAACGCGAACCCCACCGTTTACGCCCTCGCGGGGATGGCCGCCTTCTTCAGCGGCATGACACAGGCCCCGCTTACCCAGATACTCATGGTTACCGAGCTGACGAGGAGCTACGCTGTCCTCCCCGCGGTTATGACCTCAGCAACAATGGGTTTTCTCACCGCCCGGCTCTTTCTACGGGGGGAGTCCATCTATACCCTCAAGCTACTCCGGAAGGGTTATCGTGTAAAAACAGGAAGGCCCGTCATCCTCGAGACGATACCCGTGGGGGAGATAATGACGCGGGAGCCGGTTTACGTTAGCGAGGATCAGGCCCTCTTCGAGGTTGAAAGGCTGATAGGAGAGACCGGCCACGACTGCTTCCCCGTAGTCAACGAGGACATGGAGGTCATCGGCGTAATCGGCGTAAAGGACGTTCTCAAGAAGTCCTCACGGATTAAAGGCCTGCCGGTGAGACGCTTCCTCAGGCGTTCCTACGGGGTTACGTATCCAAACGAGACGGCCGAGGAGGCCTTTGAGAAGCTCATGGCCCACGATCAGAACCTCCTGCCAGTTCTGGAGAGTCCAGAGAGCAGAAAGCTCGTTGGAGTGGTGACCAAAAGGGACATATACCGCGCCTACTACCGCGGTCTGGAGGGCATGTACATAGAGTGAAGGGAAGAAGGTGGTTCAATGCTGGCCGATGCGGATCTTCACATACATTCCCGTTATTCAAAGGCGGTCTCGAAGTTCATGACCTTCCCGAACCTCGCCGAAAACGCGCGTTTTAAGGGGCTCGCGGTGGTCGGTACCGGGGACGTACTAAACCCGAGGTGGGAGGAGGAACTGCTCAAATATACAGAGAAAGTCGATGAGGGCACCTACGAGAGAAAAGGGGTTCGTTTCATCCTCACGACGGAGGTCGAGGACAGCAGGCGGGTTCACCACCTCCTCATTTTTCCGAGCCTATCAGCCGTGGAGGAGATGCGGGAAAGGCTGAGCCCCTATTCGAGCGATATAGAGAACGAAGGAAGGCCGAGGGTCAACCTTTCGGCGGCGGAGATAGCGGACCTGGCGAACGAGCTCGACGTTCTGATAGGGCCTGCCCACGCCTTCACCCCCTGGACGGCCCTTTACAAGGAGTACAACAGCCTAAGGGAGGCCTACGACGGGGCGAGGATAGACTTCCTCGAGCTCGGTCTCTCGGCGGACAGCGAGATGGCCGACATGATAAGATCCCATCACTCGCTCACCTACCTGAGCAACAGCGACGCCCACTCGCCGATGCCCCACCGCCTCGGGAGGGAGTTCAACCGCTTTGAGGTCGATGAGGCGACGTTCGAGGAGGTACGGAAGGCCATTCTGAAACGCGGAGGCAGGAAGATCGTCCTGAACGCCGGTCTCGACCCCAGGTTGGGCAAGTACCACCTCACCGCGTGCTCCCGCTGTTACACGAAGTACTCCCTCGAGGATGCGGAGGCGTTCAGGTGGAAGTGCCCCAAGTGCGGCGGCAGGATAAAGAAAGGCGTGAGGGACAGGATCCTCGAGCTGGCCGACACGGAGGAGAGGCCGAATGACAGGCCGCCCTACCTCCGTCTGGCGCCGCTGGCGGAGATAATCGCGATGGTCATCGGGAGGGGTGTGGAAACGAAGGCCGTGAGGGCTATCTGGGAGCGCTTTTTAAGGGAGTTCAGGAGCGAGATAAGGGTCCTCGTCGACGTCCCCATCGAGAGCCTGGCGGAGGTTCACGAGGAGGTCGCCAAAGCCGTGTGGGCCTACAGAAAAGGCAAGCTCAGCGTTATCCCCGGAGGGGGAGGGAAGTACGGCGAGATAAGGCTACCGGAGGAGATAAGGAACGCAAAGATAGAGGACCTTGAATCCATTGAGATCAACGTTTCGGAGGATGAATACAGGCCCAGACAGACGAGCCTTATGAAATTCCTGAGGAGGTAAGGTGGATGGCGAGTGAATGGGATATAATTGAGCTCTTTACGCGGAACCTCAAACTCCAGGGTGACCTTCCGCTTGGAGACGACGCGGGGGCGATTAGGCTGGGCGACGAATGGCTCGTGGCGACGAACGACATGCTCGTGAGAGAGACGGACGTACCGGATATCATGACGCCCGAGCAGGTCGGTTTC encodes:
- a CDS encoding CBS domain-containing protein, with protein sequence MEVESALEILHSIKLADIMPSIETMPVVTADTDIINVLKILRSRHHVWVVDDRENRELVGVIRYLDVMDLLLPPEAHRFKLGMTSNTMRSILGGATRAGDVAERQVLTIEEDATVLDALMKMRKYRIQVLAVVKDGKLVGEMSLRILIDELLRLLRVGGAQWKR
- a CDS encoding TIGR00375 family protein, with translation MLADADLHIHSRYSKAVSKFMTFPNLAENARFKGLAVVGTGDVLNPRWEEELLKYTEKVDEGTYERKGVRFILTTEVEDSRRVHHLLIFPSLSAVEEMRERLSPYSSDIENEGRPRVNLSAAEIADLANELDVLIGPAHAFTPWTALYKEYNSLREAYDGARIDFLELGLSADSEMADMIRSHHSLTYLSNSDAHSPMPHRLGREFNRFEVDEATFEEVRKAILKRGGRKIVLNAGLDPRLGKYHLTACSRCYTKYSLEDAEAFRWKCPKCGGRIKKGVRDRILELADTEERPNDRPPYLRLAPLAEIIAMVIGRGVETKAVRAIWERFLREFRSEIRVLVDVPIESLAEVHEEVAKAVWAYRKGKLSVIPGGGGKYGEIRLPEEIRNAKIEDLESIEINVSEDEYRPRQTSLMKFLRR
- the speB gene encoding agmatinase — translated: MDFLYTYETLKLEFPLSEPENAKFVILGVPFDGTTSFKPGARFGPTLIRHATLNLESYILDYDVDIAELPIADIGDIAVVAGDPRRTADRVRETVEELKRANPGAIPILLGGEHSQTLGAVEALKPASYVVFDAHLDLRDSYEENPYNHACVARRIAELGVGEAIFGIRSGTREEVTYAEEHGIPWVHARDYDFDAFVELVKPLPEPVYLSIDIDAFDLSLVPSTGTPEAGGLGFWEVVEAMEWLVENKRLVGFDIMEVGGGELGDITALTAAKLLFYFLGAGAGIL
- a CDS encoding translation initiation factor IF-5A translates to MGDKTKVQVSKLKPGRYILIDGEPCRIGNITVSSPGKHGSAKARIEAVGIFDGKVRSIVKPTSAEVEVPIIDKRTAQVIAMTPDTVQIMDMETYELYDVPIEGGVADEIKDQLKEGINVEYWETLGRIKIMKLKGE
- a CDS encoding cation:proton antiporter encodes the protein METVTWLLFTVGISLILAKIGDSIIERFELPGVLGELLMGMILGNLVYFGMIAPQYLPIVSGEGFTTDLTVVSNFLAKLGIIFLLFLGALDSDIEQLKKTGITATVSTVLGVFVPLVLGWFALTEMGYPSREAFAGGVLLTATSVGLTVRVMMDLGVLTSEVGAASLSASVMDDFLGIALIIFAVGTGSLLELSVKIVAFFIITGLVWWYLVDYYIKFAERLHVEKGILGTVLGMMFLFAALAEGWFAAAIEGAFMMGLVLSKLPEGKRLMEDVKAIGYGLLIPFFFVHTGAMLNLTVFENANALVLAAVLTTVAVVGKIVGRGFGAWMTAWGRGRAFLFTRENFWMSLQMGIGSIPRTEVALVDLMVAVHGGAIKPQDAPEFIAATLIFITVSVLITPPLLKWAFRREISEATTAKTARKVERIQKTKERIKKIKGSP
- a CDS encoding chloride channel protein, producing the protein MTSKGAYLRRWSVIIVFSILAGIVGGLGAVIFRLLISGVNRLFFRGLLQKASYTIGGINVGYVLPPTLGALVVTLIVLKRPEIRGNGIPEVIEAVIFKGGNIPGEFAVLKTIATAVTIGSGGSVGREGPIGFIGAALTSILARWFNLSREMKRLLVTCGLAAGIAGTFNTPLAGAMFALEVVYMGAFSINLVPIFISAVTGNAITLAVLKRAVEIEIPGGIGHTLPELPLFFILGLLLGSLAAFYARFLYGTVDWFSKARLPEYVKPALGGFGVGLLGMMLPAYGIFGIGYEGMRMAFYGKLTVGFLVVLGVAKMLATALTIGPGQSGGIFAPSLYIGTMFGAAFGEAVRALLPGLNANPTVYALAGMAAFFSGMTQAPLTQILMVTELTRSYAVLPAVMTSATMGFLTARLFLRGESIYTLKLLRKGYRVKTGRPVILETIPVGEIMTREPVYVSEDQALFEVERLIGETGHDCFPVVNEDMEVIGVIGVKDVLKKSSRIKGLPVRRFLRRSYGVTYPNETAEEAFEKLMAHDQNLLPVLESPESRKLVGVVTKRDIYRAYYRGLEGMYIE